The following coding sequences are from one Streptomyces sp. NBC_01485 window:
- a CDS encoding putative quinol monooxygenase has product MSEEIIVAGWMDYEPADRDTMLKRLVELGKRTREDEPGCLDYAMTADPADERRIRVYERWVSQRALDAHFTTAHIKDFRAASAGLNRVGVSLDTFSVSGSRSMR; this is encoded by the coding sequence GTGTCAGAGGAGATCATCGTCGCCGGCTGGATGGACTACGAGCCCGCGGACCGCGACACGATGCTGAAGCGGCTCGTCGAGCTCGGGAAGCGCACCCGCGAGGACGAGCCCGGCTGCCTGGACTACGCCATGACCGCGGATCCCGCCGACGAGCGCCGGATCCGGGTGTACGAGCGCTGGGTGTCCCAGCGGGCCCTCGACGCGCACTTCACCACGGCGCACATCAAGGACTTCCGCGCGGCCTCGGCCGGGTTGAACCGGGTGGGCGTCAGCCTGGACACGTTCAGCGTCTCCGGGTCCCGCTCGATGCGGTAG
- a CDS encoding SDR family NAD(P)-dependent oxidoreductase, with translation MTNRQDSQENNMVATGSLDGRVAVITGSTRSIGRAIAEAFLADGATVVLSGRSEVKGKQALEELGAGDRAVFHPCDAGSQADIEALADFAAERFGRLDIWVNNVGGTSGFAPVHELSDEAWHDALNLNVSAYFYGTRRALPKMLAGGWGRVINISSVEGKQANKPAISHYITNKHAIHGLTKATAFEYGTQGITCNAICPGAVDTDLMRAAGPAAAEAEGISYEVWLGRFAEHAATKQITTVEQVAAVASLLASDAGAGITGTLISVDGGTAQW, from the coding sequence GTGACGAACCGACAAGACTCGCAGGAGAACAACATGGTGGCTACGGGCAGCCTCGACGGACGCGTCGCGGTGATCACGGGCAGCACGCGCAGCATCGGCCGCGCCATCGCCGAGGCCTTTCTGGCCGACGGCGCCACGGTCGTCCTCAGCGGCCGTTCCGAGGTCAAGGGCAAGCAGGCCCTGGAGGAGCTGGGCGCCGGGGACAGGGCGGTCTTCCACCCCTGCGACGCCGGCAGCCAGGCGGACATCGAGGCACTCGCGGACTTCGCCGCCGAGCGCTTCGGCCGGCTCGACATCTGGGTCAACAACGTCGGCGGCACCTCGGGCTTCGCCCCCGTCCACGAGCTCAGCGACGAGGCCTGGCACGACGCTCTCAACCTGAACGTCAGCGCCTACTTCTACGGCACCCGCCGCGCGCTGCCGAAGATGCTCGCGGGCGGCTGGGGACGCGTCATCAACATCTCCTCCGTCGAGGGCAAGCAGGCCAACAAGCCCGCGATCAGCCACTACATCACCAACAAGCACGCCATTCACGGCCTGACGAAGGCGACCGCCTTCGAGTACGGCACCCAGGGCATCACGTGCAACGCCATCTGCCCCGGCGCCGTCGACACCGACCTGATGCGGGCGGCGGGTCCGGCCGCGGCCGAGGCCGAGGGAATCAGTTACGAGGTGTGGCTTGGCCGCTTCGCCGAGCACGCCGCCACCAAGCAGATCACCACCGTGGAGCAGGTCGCCGCGGTCGCCTCCCTGCTCGCGAGCGACGCCGGTGCGGGCATCACGGGCACGCTGATCAGCGTCGACGGCGGAACCGCGCAGTGGTAG
- a CDS encoding PEP-utilizing enzyme, producing MKSWITDGHRSERLPHYTRANAGETLPEPASPLGWTLVWERGLRGWRNGFVGFGIYREEEVAGPWPPFAGMFGGYFYLNLSHMRLFGIRMGQTADQMDAAFVGRRSDTPVYAAHPEDEDAELTAKAGATVARMLGQAGFPEADADRERLRRVRRERPDLARLSAAELVAHARSLLDDVEITFQRHVESSLPASVGPTILGPLCAGLDRPGAMLDLIGGLGDVDSASPSTGLWALSRQVVASAELTALFDRGTAAVERALDGARGDVKAFRDSFEEFLAESGDRGPNEWDIHALSWEAAPVQALALVDRIRHSSDEDSPADRHRRLTERRERLAAEIRAALPEDTRPVFDAGMHASQVWIPARERTKANCVTVINEIRMAVRELGRRGVQAGLLAEPEDVMMLLESELDGYVADPDRFGPVIARRLQEYAGLRELEPPFFVAQDAQTEIDTWPRRSEDAVATAEEGDLLSGVGGSQGTYTGRVRVVTDPASCEALEPGEVLVAPITDAAWTPLFLVAGAAVVDVGALNSHAVVVCRELGIPAVISVEAGTRRLRDGMVITVDGTKGTVTVDAVPAAPGI from the coding sequence ATGAAGAGCTGGATCACGGACGGGCACCGCAGTGAGCGGCTGCCGCACTACACCCGCGCCAACGCGGGCGAGACCCTGCCGGAGCCGGCCAGCCCACTGGGCTGGACCCTGGTGTGGGAGCGCGGGCTGCGGGGCTGGCGCAACGGCTTCGTCGGTTTCGGCATCTACCGCGAGGAGGAAGTGGCCGGCCCCTGGCCGCCGTTCGCCGGAATGTTCGGCGGCTACTTCTACCTCAACCTGTCGCACATGCGGCTGTTCGGCATCCGGATGGGGCAGACGGCCGACCAGATGGACGCCGCGTTCGTCGGCCGGCGCTCCGACACCCCGGTCTATGCGGCGCACCCGGAGGACGAGGACGCGGAGCTGACGGCCAAGGCCGGGGCGACGGTGGCGCGCATGCTGGGGCAAGCCGGCTTCCCCGAGGCCGACGCCGACCGGGAGCGGCTGCGCCGCGTCCGGCGCGAGCGGCCCGACCTGGCCCGGTTGTCCGCCGCGGAACTGGTGGCGCACGCCCGTTCACTCCTCGACGACGTGGAGATCACCTTCCAGCGGCATGTCGAGTCGTCGCTGCCGGCGTCCGTCGGACCGACCATCCTCGGCCCGCTGTGCGCGGGCCTGGACCGGCCCGGCGCCATGCTGGACCTCATCGGCGGGCTCGGCGACGTCGACTCCGCCTCGCCCTCGACCGGGCTGTGGGCGCTGTCCCGCCAGGTGGTGGCGTCGGCGGAGCTGACCGCGCTGTTCGACCGGGGTACGGCGGCGGTGGAGCGGGCGCTCGACGGGGCGAGGGGGGACGTGAAAGCGTTCCGTGACTCCTTCGAGGAGTTCCTGGCGGAGTCCGGTGACCGCGGCCCGAACGAGTGGGACATCCACGCGCTGTCCTGGGAGGCCGCGCCGGTCCAGGCGCTGGCCCTGGTCGACCGGATCCGGCACAGCTCCGACGAGGACTCCCCCGCCGACCGCCACCGCCGGCTGACGGAGCGGCGCGAGCGACTCGCGGCGGAGATCCGGGCCGCGCTCCCCGAGGACACGCGGCCGGTGTTCGACGCCGGAATGCACGCCTCCCAGGTGTGGATCCCGGCCCGCGAGCGGACCAAGGCGAACTGCGTGACCGTCATCAACGAGATCCGGATGGCCGTGCGTGAGCTGGGCCGCCGCGGGGTGCAGGCGGGGCTCCTCGCCGAGCCCGAGGACGTGATGATGCTGCTGGAGTCCGAGCTCGACGGCTACGTCGCCGACCCGGACCGCTTCGGCCCCGTCATCGCACGGCGGCTCCAGGAGTACGCCGGCCTGCGGGAGCTGGAGCCGCCGTTCTTCGTCGCCCAGGACGCCCAGACAGAGATCGACACCTGGCCGCGGCGCAGCGAGGACGCGGTCGCGACCGCCGAGGAAGGCGATCTGCTGTCGGGCGTCGGCGGCAGCCAGGGCACGTACACCGGCCGGGTGCGGGTGGTCACCGACCCGGCCTCGTGCGAGGCGCTGGAGCCGGGTGAGGTGCTGGTGGCGCCGATCACGGACGCGGCCTGGACCCCGCTGTTCCTGGTCGCCGGGGCGGCCGTGGTGGACGTGGGCGCGCTCAACAGCCACGCCGTCGTGGTCTGCCGGGAGCTGGGCATCCCGGCCGTCATCTCAGTGGAGGCCGGTACGCGGCGGCTGCGGGACGGCATGGTGATCACCGTCGACGGCACCAAGGGCACGGTCACCGTGGACGCCGTCCCGGCGGCACCCGGCATCTGA